The Solenopsis invicta isolate M01_SB chromosome 12, UNIL_Sinv_3.0, whole genome shotgun sequence genome window below encodes:
- the LOC105203488 gene encoding protein tyrosine phosphatase type IVA 1, translated as MSNMRVKDIRPAPAEIEYKNMKFLITDRPNDQTIHTFIQELKKHNVKEVVRVCEPTYKVEELKSEGINVIDLVFDDGTFPPNEVVDVWFELLKNRFRESPDACVAVHCVAGLGRAPVLVALALIELGLKFEDAVALIREKRRGAINAKQLTFLEKYRPKSRLKLKNGQKNSCCIQ; from the exons ATGAGCAACATGAGGGTGAAGGATATCAGACCGGCGCCCGCCGAGATTGAATACAAAAACATGAAGTTCCTCATTACTGATCGGCCCAATGATCAAACCATCCATACTTTTATTCAA GAACTGAAAAAGCACAATGTAAAGGAGGTGGTAAGAGTCTGCGAACCAACGTACAAAGTAGAGGAACTCAAATCAGAAGGGATCAATGTGATAGATTTGGTATTCGATGATGGTACATTTCCACCAAATGag GTGGTGGATGTATGGTTTGAGTTGTTAAAGAACCGATTTCGGGAATCGCCTGACGCATGTGTGGCTGTGCATTGTGTCGCAGGTCTTGGTAGAGCACCGGTCTTGGTTGCGTTAGCTCTCATTGAACTTGGGCTCAAGTTCGAAGATGCTGTTGCCCTTATCAGAGA AAAAAGACGAGGCGCCATAAACGCGAAGCAGTTaacttttcttgaaaaatatcgTCCTAAGTCTCGATTGAAGCTCAAGAATGGACAAAAAAATTCCTGCTGCATCCAATAG
- the LOC105203489 gene encoding proteasome inhibitor PI31 subunit, whose product MADVNRVFGFELFQKLYHDEIQKKEDVIILLVHWYLVKSGFRCIGIGNETVSDPLEKGSELLPMEWNLRPNYALRYVMDKKIHVLLGVKSDMDLLLNFMRTHNNSVCNIQLPIEETVSVLHGPLEIVIPSYQTILHSIQKEFVKPTCFNEAETQTSLSPINALAITTERDDNHQSLRTSRRPTVNRPEYDPARVGVRDLDPFREGGGMIYDPFDRRFPTEYPPGGLGVPGVLPAGAIPPGARFDPFGPPELDLHRRGPLRRPDHDHLPPPGYDDMFQ is encoded by the exons ATGGCCGACGTAAATAGAGTGTTTGGCTTCGAGCTCTTTCAAAAGCTCTATCACGATGAAATTCAGAAAAAGGAAGAtgtgataattttattagtgCATTGGTATTTAGTAAAGTCTGGATTTCGATGCATCGGCATCGGAAATGAG acAGTGTCGGATCCATTGGAAAAAGGTTCTGAATTACTTCCAATGGAATGGAATTTACGTCCTAATTATGCATTACGTTATGTAatggataaaaaaatacatgtacttCTCGGAGTCAAATCAGATATGGATCTACTATTGAACTTTAtg AGGACTCACAATAATTCTGTTTGTAACATTCAATTACCTATTGAGGAAACTGTATCTGTATTACATGGACCTTTAGAGATTGTAATACCATCTTATCAAACAATTTTACATAGTATAcaaaaagaatttgtaaaacCAACATGCTTTAATGAAGCAGAGACTCAAACAAGTTTAAGCCCCATAAATGCTTTAGCTATCACTACTGAAAGAGATGATAATCACCAATCATTGAGGACTAGTCGTCGGCCAACTGTCAATCG aCCCGAATATGATCCTGCCAGAGTAGGCGTTAGAGATCTGGATCCATTTAGAGAAGGTGGTGGTATGATATACGATCCATTTGACAGAAGGTTTCCAACTGAATATCCACCGGGTGGCTTAGGAGTACCTGGAGTATTACCGGC AGGTGCGATACCACCTGGTGCAAGATTCGATCCGTTTGGTCCACCTGAGCTGGATCTACACCGTCGTGGACCACTCCGTAGACCTGACCATGATCATTTACCTCCTCCAGGATATGATGACATGTTTCAGTGA